The genome window TATCGGAGGGGCTTTTTTTGTTGGTTAGGTTCCAATAAAAAATGTACGAACTTGAATAAGGAGGCAACAAAATGCCAACTCGCTTAAAAGAAGATATTGCAACAATTATAAAGAATGACCCTGCGACGAAGAGCTTTTTTGATGCTTTTTTAACAAATCCAGGATTGCATGCGCTTTGGTGGCATCGTATGGCGAACTTTTTTTATCGTCATAAAATGGTTTTGTTTGGAAAAGTATTATCGCAGACCGCTCGTTTCTGGACTAATATAGAGATTCATCCAGGCGCTACTATTGGTAGAAGGCTTTTTATTGATCATGGTGCAGGAATTGTTATTGGTGAAACAGCAGAAATTGGGGATGATGTAACGATATTCCACGGTGTTACACTCGGTGGAACTGGGAAAGACTGCGGGAAACGCCATCCAACTGTTGGTGACGGGGCACTTGTCTCAGCGGGAGCGAAAGTACTTGGACCGGTGGAGATTGGAGCAGGAGCGCGTATTGGAGCAGGAGCTGTCGTTTTAAAAGATGTGCCTCCTGGAGCGACGGTTGTCGGAATTCCAGCCAAAGTTGTTCGCTTGAATGGTCGTACAGTCGGGCACGCGGTTCCTAAAATGGATGAACTGACGTTACGAATTGCGGAATTAGAAAATATAGTAGAAAAACTTTTAAAGGAAAAGGAGTAGATCTGATTGTCGATACAAATTTTTAATACGTTAAAACGAGAGAA of Listeria monocytogenes contains these proteins:
- the epsC gene encoding serine O-acetyltransferase EpsC translates to MPTRLKEDIATIIKNDPATKSFFDAFLTNPGLHALWWHRMANFFYRHKMVLFGKVLSQTARFWTNIEIHPGATIGRRLFIDHGAGIVIGETAEIGDDVTIFHGVTLGGTGKDCGKRHPTVGDGALVSAGAKVLGPVEIGAGARIGAGAVVLKDVPPGATVVGIPAKVVRLNGRTVGHAVPKMDELTLRIAELENIVEKLLKEKE